The following coding sequences lie in one Maribacter forsetii DSM 18668 genomic window:
- a CDS encoding enoyl-CoA hydratase/isomerase family protein: protein MVTTRKNGSLYTRIDGKVAHVEFGHPASNSFVSELLERLTYTINELSDNEAISVILLKSEGEKAFCAGASFDELLEVSNLGEGKAFFSGFAHVINAMRKCKKVIVGRVHGKTVGGGVGLAAACDYVYSNVNSSIKLSELSIGIAPLVIAPAVARKIGNAAMGEMSLAPTEWKSAYWAQEKGLFNKVYDSADEMDKELDFFIHKLASYNAEAITEWKKVLWEGTDHWDTLLTERAAITGKLALSDFTRNALSKFKK, encoded by the coding sequence ATGGTAACTACAAGAAAAAATGGAAGTTTATATACACGAATAGATGGTAAAGTTGCTCATGTAGAGTTTGGGCATCCTGCCAGTAATTCTTTTGTATCTGAACTTCTAGAACGTTTAACGTATACGATAAACGAGCTTTCAGATAATGAGGCAATTTCTGTTATTCTGTTAAAATCTGAAGGTGAAAAAGCATTTTGTGCCGGTGCTTCTTTTGATGAATTGTTAGAGGTTTCTAACCTTGGAGAAGGTAAGGCTTTCTTTAGTGGTTTTGCCCATGTCATCAACGCCATGCGCAAATGTAAAAAGGTAATTGTTGGTCGTGTACATGGTAAAACTGTAGGTGGTGGCGTAGGTCTTGCCGCTGCTTGTGACTATGTATACTCTAACGTAAATTCTTCCATAAAACTATCTGAACTTAGTATCGGTATTGCTCCGTTGGTTATTGCGCCTGCCGTAGCCCGCAAAATAGGAAATGCTGCTATGGGAGAAATGTCTTTGGCACCTACGGAATGGAAAAGTGCTTATTGGGCTCAAGAAAAAGGACTGTTCAATAAAGTATATGACTCTGCAGACGAAATGGATAAGGAACTTGACTTCTTCATTCATAAATTGGCAAGCTATAATGCCGAAGCTATAACGGAATGGAAGAAAGTTTTATGGGAAGGTACCGACCATTGGGATACCTTATTGACAGAACGCGCCGCTATCACCGGAAAATTAGCCCTTTCGGATTTTACGAGAAACGCACTGTCAAAATTTAAAAAATAA
- a CDS encoding 6-pyruvoyl trahydropterin synthase family protein — translation MSKIRITKQFNFETGHALYGYDGKCRNVHGHSYKLSVTVIGRPITDTSHVKLGMVIDFGDLKKIVKEDIVDVFDHATVFNKNTPHVELAKELTDRGHNVILADYQPTSENMVIDFAAKIKSRLPENISLFSLKLQETDTSFAEWYASDN, via the coding sequence ATGAGCAAAATTCGCATTACGAAACAATTCAATTTTGAAACCGGTCATGCACTCTATGGTTATGATGGTAAATGTAGAAATGTACATGGTCATAGCTATAAATTATCAGTAACCGTTATTGGTAGACCTATTACAGATACTAGCCACGTAAAATTAGGAATGGTAATCGATTTTGGAGATCTTAAAAAAATAGTGAAAGAAGATATCGTTGATGTTTTTGATCACGCCACCGTATTCAATAAAAACACTCCACATGTAGAACTGGCCAAAGAATTAACCGATAGGGGGCACAACGTTATCTTGGCAGATTACCAACCTACTAGTGAAAATATGGTCATAGATTTTGCCGCGAAAATAAAATCTCGCCTTCCTGAAAACATTTCTTTATTCTCTTTAAAACTGCAAGAAACAGATACTTCTTTCGCAGAATGGTATGCCAGTGACAATTAA
- a CDS encoding endonuclease/exonuclease/phosphatase family protein, with protein MTKHHIYWWNLENLFDVENSPRRSEFLNNHLGKELDGWNAAILNQKIANLTAVISKFNDGKGPDLLGVCEVENEYVIELLIDAMSTALDKNYGYVISEGEDKRGIDTALIYDKTKYGPEQQTFSLRIIKRNTTRDLFQVHINTANGNKLVCVLNHWPSRSGGELESEPFRIMVAENLSYWIERIYEEQGNDANIILMGDFNDNPYNKSITAYLKAINNKALVKSNRVRLKYFYNVMHRFLNAQIGTFVFGNEYNMLDQFMISKSILSEKSELPFKLSTVEIIAYPELTSGSYQKPVKFGRPNSSTFNEKGFSDHLPIKIVLNEKDVAV; from the coding sequence ATGACAAAGCATCATATTTACTGGTGGAATCTTGAAAATCTATTTGATGTAGAAAATTCTCCGAGACGAAGTGAATTTTTAAATAACCATTTAGGTAAGGAACTTGACGGATGGAACGCTGCTATTCTTAATCAGAAAATTGCGAACCTAACCGCAGTCATATCAAAATTCAATGATGGTAAAGGTCCTGATTTATTGGGAGTTTGCGAGGTAGAAAATGAATATGTTATCGAATTACTTATTGATGCCATGAGCACGGCACTTGATAAGAACTATGGTTATGTTATCTCTGAAGGAGAAGATAAACGAGGTATTGATACAGCGCTTATTTATGACAAGACCAAATACGGACCTGAGCAACAAACTTTCAGCCTACGTATTATAAAACGAAATACCACAAGAGATTTATTTCAAGTACACATCAACACTGCCAATGGCAACAAGCTGGTATGTGTACTTAACCATTGGCCTTCTAGATCTGGCGGTGAACTTGAGAGTGAGCCATTTAGAATAATGGTAGCGGAAAATTTATCGTACTGGATCGAGAGAATTTACGAAGAACAAGGTAATGATGCCAATATCATATTAATGGGAGATTTCAATGACAACCCTTATAACAAAAGTATTACAGCATATTTAAAGGCTATCAATAACAAAGCCTTGGTGAAAAGTAATAGAGTACGCCTAAAGTACTTTTATAATGTAATGCACCGATTTTTAAATGCTCAAATAGGTACATTCGTATTCGGTAATGAGTATAATATGTTAGATCAGTTTATGATTTCTAAAAGTATTTTGTCAGAGAAGTCAGAATTACCTTTTAAATTGAGTACCGTAGAAATCATTGCATACCCTGAGCTTACTTCTGGATCTTACCAGAAACCTGTAAAGTTTGGTAGACCCAATTCTTCAACATTCAATGAAAAAGGGTTTAGTGATCACCTACCCATAAAAATAGTACTGAACGAAAAAGATGTTGCCGTTTGA
- a CDS encoding UDP-2,3-diacylglucosamine diphosphatase: MTNIELPAGKKVYFASDNHLGAPTMEESRVRELKFIRWLETIKSDAGVIFLMGDLFDFWFEYTTVIPKGFTRTLGKLAELSDAGISIHYFVGNHDLWMNGYFEEELNIPVYHKPQQYSINGALFFIGHGDGLGPDDKGFKRMKKVFTNPVAKWFFRWLHPDIGVRLAKHLSVSNKLISGDDDAKFLGHDKEWLVLYAKRKLETQHYDHFIFGHRHLPLEIELKENSKYTNLGDWINYYTYAEFDGQQLSLKEFS, from the coding sequence ATGACGAACATTGAACTTCCCGCAGGAAAAAAAGTATATTTTGCTAGTGATAACCACCTAGGCGCACCTACTATGGAAGAAAGTAGAGTGAGAGAGCTAAAGTTTATTCGTTGGTTAGAGACGATCAAGTCGGATGCCGGAGTCATTTTCTTAATGGGTGATTTGTTCGATTTTTGGTTTGAATACACCACCGTTATCCCAAAAGGATTTACCAGAACACTGGGAAAACTTGCAGAACTGTCTGATGCCGGAATCTCAATACACTACTTTGTTGGTAATCATGATCTTTGGATGAACGGTTACTTTGAAGAAGAATTAAACATACCTGTTTACCACAAACCTCAACAATATTCTATTAATGGAGCTTTGTTCTTTATAGGTCATGGTGACGGACTAGGACCAGATGATAAGGGGTTCAAAAGAATGAAAAAGGTATTTACAAACCCGGTAGCCAAATGGTTCTTTAGATGGCTACACCCAGATATAGGTGTTCGTTTGGCGAAGCACCTTTCTGTAAGTAATAAGTTGATCAGTGGAGATGATGATGCCAAGTTTTTAGGACACGATAAAGAATGGTTGGTTTTATATGCAAAACGAAAGTTAGAAACGCAACATTATGACCATTTCATTTTTGGTCATAGACATCTTCCATTAGAAATTGAATTGAAGGAAAATTCAAAATATACCAATCTTGGAGATTGGATCAATTACTACACGTATGCCGAGTTTGACGGCCAGCAACTTTCATTAAAAGAATTCAGCTAA
- a CDS encoding MFS transporter: MRVNDPYAALRYKEFNIFLLVRFAMVFAWSMQFIVIEWQVYSMTKDPLSLGIIGLMEVIPAVGMALFAGHIVDQKEKRNLLIKCIFGFSVISFGLFMLSMPSVLETYETKVILYGIYALVFCGGLVRAFLGPTIFSLIALIVPKKIYPNAATWSSTTWQMASVLGPALAGFSISLIGVHWSMCVIFGFSLLALTALFNISKKPILNPKIGEPVFQSLKEGLTFVFKTRAVLGALTLDMIAVLFGGAVALLPIFAQDILHVGSEGFGVLRAAPAVGAALTMLGSTRFPLHKNAGKKLLLAVFGFGVCMIVFGLSTYFWLSVAALFLSGAVDGVSMIIRQTILQLKTPDNMRGRVASVNSMFVGSSNELGAFESGVTAKLMGTVTAVVFGGTMTLLTVGLTAIVSPKFRKLDLQKDVEDHES, from the coding sequence ATGCGCGTAAATGATCCCTATGCAGCCTTAAGATATAAGGAATTCAATATTTTTCTTCTAGTTCGTTTTGCAATGGTTTTTGCCTGGTCAATGCAATTTATAGTCATAGAATGGCAAGTCTATTCAATGACAAAAGACCCGTTGTCACTAGGTATTATTGGTTTGATGGAAGTAATACCTGCGGTAGGTATGGCACTTTTCGCCGGTCATATCGTGGATCAGAAAGAGAAAAGAAATCTATTGATAAAATGCATATTCGGGTTTTCTGTCATTAGTTTTGGACTTTTTATGTTGAGTATGCCTTCAGTCCTAGAGACGTATGAAACCAAAGTAATTCTTTATGGTATCTATGCCTTGGTTTTCTGTGGCGGATTGGTACGTGCATTCTTAGGTCCTACCATATTTTCCTTAATTGCCTTGATAGTTCCTAAAAAAATATACCCAAATGCCGCTACTTGGAGCAGTACTACATGGCAAATGGCATCGGTTCTTGGTCCGGCATTAGCAGGATTTTCTATTAGCCTAATAGGCGTACACTGGTCTATGTGTGTCATTTTCGGCTTTTCATTGCTAGCATTGACCGCTCTTTTCAATATTTCAAAGAAACCAATTTTAAATCCTAAAATTGGGGAACCCGTTTTTCAGAGTTTAAAAGAAGGATTGACATTTGTATTTAAGACCAGAGCGGTTTTAGGTGCGTTGACTTTAGATATGATTGCCGTACTTTTTGGTGGAGCTGTGGCATTGTTACCCATTTTTGCACAAGACATTTTACATGTAGGGTCAGAAGGTTTTGGTGTGTTAAGAGCAGCACCTGCTGTTGGGGCTGCCTTAACTATGTTGGGTTCTACGAGATTTCCTTTACATAAAAACGCAGGTAAAAAGTTATTATTAGCCGTATTTGGTTTTGGGGTGTGTATGATTGTATTCGGGCTATCAACTTATTTCTGGCTTTCGGTGGCAGCCTTGTTTTTAAGTGGAGCAGTAGACGGTGTATCAATGATTATAAGACAAACCATATTACAATTAAAGACACCCGATAATATGCGTGGGCGTGTTGCCTCTGTAAATTCTATGTTTGTGGGGTCGTCTAATGAGCTTGGAGCATTTGAAAGTGGCGTAACGGCAAAATTGATGGGTACGGTAACTGCTGTTGTTTTTGGGGGTACCATGACCTTGTTGACCGTGGGTCTTACAGCAATTGTTTCTCCTAAATTCAGAAAGCTAGATTTACAGAAAGACGTAGAGGATCACGAGAGTTAA
- a CDS encoding VOC family protein, with the protein MRIEHIAIWVTDLEAMRLFYETYFNAVAGEKYHNPRKEFTSYFLSFTDGARLEIMHKPTIVAASDNALDTGFIHFAMSVGSKEQVHVLTEKLREDGFTIAGEPRTTGDGYYESVVLDPEGNQIEITI; encoded by the coding sequence ATGAGAATAGAGCATATTGCTATTTGGGTGACCGATTTAGAAGCTATGCGATTGTTTTATGAAACGTATTTTAATGCTGTAGCAGGAGAAAAATATCATAATCCTAGGAAAGAATTTACCTCTTACTTTTTAAGTTTTACCGATGGTGCTCGTTTAGAAATTATGCATAAACCAACTATTGTTGCCGCTTCTGATAATGCTTTAGATACCGGATTTATACATTTTGCCATGTCCGTAGGCTCAAAAGAGCAAGTACATGTTTTAACTGAAAAGTTGAGAGAAGACGGATTTACAATTGCCGGCGAACCTAGAACTACCGGCGATGGTTACTATGAAAGTGTTGTACTAGACCCGGAAGGTAATCAGATAGAAATCACGATTTAA
- the recJ gene encoding single-stranded-DNA-specific exonuclease RecJ, producing MRWTIKPKPKQKDIDALADALNVDALVAQLLLQRGISTYEEAKNFFRPQLEDLHDPFLMKDMDIAVERIEKAIANGENILVYGDYDVDGTTAVALMSSYLLSYYPNVATYIPDRYDEGYGVSYKGIDFAEDNGFTLIVALDCGVKAIDKVAYAKEKGIDFIICDHHRPGTILPSAIAVLDPKREDCSYPYDELCGCGVGFKLIQALGSRRGETIDDVIYYLDLVATAIGADIVPITGENRILAFYGLQVINQRPRIGFKAIIDQINKKELTITDVVFIIAPRINAAGRMKHGQYAVNLLTETNMNQAIQFASEIEKFNTDRRGLDQEITIEALGQIQENQEEEGFTSVVYKDTWHKGVIGIVASRLTETYYRPTLVFTKSGDKLAASARSVRGFDVYNALEGCADYIEQFGGHKYAAGLTLLEAQYNNFKHQFEKVVKESIDPQMLIPEITIDTVIELKDITPKLMRILKQFAPFGPGNMSPIFMAEDLHDTGYAKGVGKEEAHLKVSVVQQDSHRIDGIGFNMGDKLSLVTGRKPFSAVFSIDENEWQGNVSLQLKLKDIK from the coding sequence ATGCGCTGGACAATTAAACCAAAACCGAAACAAAAAGATATCGATGCTTTAGCCGATGCGTTAAATGTCGATGCTTTGGTGGCGCAGCTATTATTGCAAAGAGGTATTTCTACCTATGAAGAGGCTAAGAATTTCTTTCGTCCGCAGTTAGAAGATTTACATGATCCTTTTCTAATGAAGGACATGGATATTGCGGTAGAGAGAATTGAAAAAGCCATTGCCAACGGAGAAAACATTTTGGTGTATGGTGATTATGATGTAGATGGTACTACGGCCGTAGCTTTAATGTCATCATATCTATTAAGCTACTATCCTAATGTGGCAACTTATATTCCGGATCGGTATGATGAGGGGTATGGAGTATCATATAAAGGAATCGATTTTGCAGAGGATAATGGGTTTACATTGATTGTTGCGTTGGACTGTGGAGTGAAAGCAATTGACAAAGTAGCGTATGCCAAAGAAAAGGGAATCGATTTTATCATTTGTGACCACCATAGACCCGGTACAATATTACCGAGTGCAATAGCAGTTTTAGACCCAAAAAGAGAAGATTGTTCATATCCGTATGATGAATTGTGTGGCTGCGGAGTAGGTTTTAAATTGATTCAAGCTTTAGGTTCACGTAGAGGAGAAACTATTGACGATGTTATCTATTACCTTGATTTAGTGGCGACTGCGATAGGAGCGGATATTGTACCGATTACTGGAGAGAATCGAATATTGGCTTTTTATGGCTTGCAAGTTATCAATCAGCGACCTAGAATCGGTTTTAAAGCTATTATTGATCAAATCAATAAGAAAGAACTTACCATTACAGACGTGGTTTTCATTATTGCACCTAGAATTAATGCAGCCGGTAGAATGAAACATGGTCAATATGCAGTAAACTTATTGACCGAAACCAATATGAATCAAGCCATACAATTCGCTTCTGAAATTGAAAAATTCAATACCGATAGAAGAGGGCTAGATCAGGAAATTACGATTGAGGCACTAGGGCAAATTCAAGAAAATCAGGAGGAAGAAGGTTTTACTTCTGTAGTTTATAAAGATACTTGGCATAAAGGAGTTATTGGTATTGTAGCATCAAGGTTAACGGAAACCTACTATAGACCAACGCTGGTTTTTACAAAAAGTGGCGATAAGTTGGCAGCATCGGCAAGATCAGTTAGAGGTTTTGATGTGTACAATGCTTTAGAAGGTTGTGCAGATTATATTGAACAATTTGGCGGGCATAAATATGCCGCAGGTTTAACCTTATTAGAAGCGCAGTATAATAATTTTAAGCATCAGTTTGAGAAGGTGGTGAAAGAGAGTATTGACCCACAAATGTTGATACCTGAAATTACAATAGATACCGTAATAGAATTAAAAGATATTACACCTAAGTTAATGCGAATTCTAAAGCAATTTGCCCCTTTTGGTCCCGGTAATATGTCGCCAATATTTATGGCAGAAGATTTACATGATACTGGTTACGCAAAAGGTGTAGGTAAAGAAGAAGCACATTTAAAAGTTTCTGTGGTTCAGCAAGACAGTCATAGAATTGATGGTATCGGCTTTAATATGGGCGATAAACTTTCATTAGTAACGGGTAGAAAACCTTTTAGCGCTGTTTTCTCTATTGATGAAAATGAATGGCAAGGTAATGTGAGTTTGCAATTGAAGCTAAAGGACATTAAATGA
- a CDS encoding OsmC family protein codes for MSTTNHISTKWLGNMSFESNNPSGHSLRIDIAKEDGGDGSGLRPKALMLSSLAGCSGLDVAAMFKKMKLEVDDFHIETIANLTDEHPKFYDKVVIEYHFHGANLAEKKLQRAVDLSVEKYCGVMEMFRQFAELEIETVFHTK; via the coding sequence ATGAGTACAACAAATCATATTAGCACAAAGTGGTTGGGCAACATGTCCTTTGAAAGTAATAATCCTTCAGGGCATTCTTTACGAATAGATATTGCAAAAGAAGACGGTGGTGATGGTAGTGGTTTAAGACCAAAGGCATTGATGTTGTCTTCATTAGCTGGTTGTTCTGGCTTAGATGTCGCGGCAATGTTCAAGAAGATGAAGCTGGAAGTAGATGATTTTCACATAGAAACAATCGCAAACCTAACAGATGAGCATCCTAAGTTTTATGACAAAGTAGTTATAGAATACCATTTTCATGGCGCAAATTTAGCCGAGAAAAAATTACAAAGAGCAGTAGACCTATCTGTCGAAAAATATTGCGGAGTAATGGAGATGTTCAGACAATTTGCCGAGCTAGAGATTGAGACTGTTTTTCATACAAAATAA
- a CDS encoding uracil-DNA glycosylase family protein, which translates to MQELLAEIRGCEVCKAHLPLEPRPIVAGTNNSKIILVSQAPGRKAHVENKAWDDPSGKKLREWLGVNEEVFYNPDNFAVLPMGFCYPGKGKTGDLPPRKECAPLWHSQIWDQFKNVQLILLIGKYSQDQYLGKQAKKNLTENVLHYKEYLPKFFLLPHPSPVNHFWRGKNPWFEDEVVGELQKLVAKILK; encoded by the coding sequence GTGCAAGAATTATTAGCTGAAATAAGAGGTTGCGAGGTTTGTAAGGCACATTTGCCATTAGAACCAAGACCTATTGTTGCGGGTACTAACAATTCTAAAATTATATTGGTAAGTCAGGCGCCGGGTAGAAAAGCCCATGTTGAAAACAAAGCTTGGGATGACCCAAGTGGTAAAAAACTTAGAGAGTGGCTTGGTGTAAACGAAGAGGTATTTTATAACCCTGATAATTTTGCAGTGTTACCCATGGGTTTTTGTTATCCGGGAAAGGGAAAGACCGGCGATTTACCACCTAGAAAAGAATGTGCCCCCTTATGGCATTCTCAGATATGGGACCAATTCAAAAATGTACAGCTCATTTTACTGATCGGTAAATACTCTCAAGATCAATACTTAGGTAAGCAAGCCAAAAAGAACTTGACGGAGAATGTATTGCACTATAAAGAATACCTGCCAAAGTTTTTTCTCTTACCACATCCATCACCTGTAAATCATTTTTGGAGAGGAAAGAATCCATGGTTTGAAGATGAGGTTGTTGGGGAGTTGCAGAAATTAGTGGCTAAGATTTTAAAATAA
- a CDS encoding HopJ type III effector protein, whose product MTLEEFKKKLAISPREISFSETMVAIDSKYAFTPTAYTNGKVRNEVGQNSGSCKLFSFAIKEGLSKEETLTCFGQYYFDEVLLDLKGSSHQNIRNFMETGFEGLSFDGEALKLL is encoded by the coding sequence ATGACCCTAGAAGAATTCAAGAAAAAATTAGCTATTAGTCCTAGAGAGATTTCCTTTTCAGAGACTATGGTGGCTATCGATTCTAAATATGCATTTACACCAACCGCTTATACCAATGGTAAAGTTAGAAATGAGGTTGGTCAGAACTCAGGTTCGTGTAAATTGTTCTCTTTTGCAATTAAAGAAGGACTTTCAAAAGAAGAAACTTTGACTTGTTTTGGTCAATATTATTTTGATGAGGTATTGTTAGACCTTAAAGGAAGCTCTCATCAAAATATTAGAAACTTTATGGAAACAGGTTTTGAAGGATTGTCTTTTGATGGTGAAGCATTAAAGTTGCTTTAG
- a CDS encoding transporter family protein, producing the protein MKKIIISILVLGGFFTAQANDLPEETTECIWKNTAYEYFCDTCGCGGNGGSMGFGTGLNNNFVGLRYIGQKYRSRDGIFDNSPWINENFNTVQAWGKFPIGDRFLVNAILPYHSHNRTFVDNTEQTINGIGDATVLAYYNVLKQTADSIISIKPEHALQIGGGIKLPTGTFDAANNEGSVNPGFQLGTGSWDYILAANYGITHRNWGFAALLNYTIKTENSKNYLFGNQWNATLNTYKTYYLSPSVSLTPQAGLGAEFFAENKEFDFAVPDTGGDVYFARFGLEANYNRYALGISSMLPISQNLNEGKVEVKNRVSLYLNINI; encoded by the coding sequence ATGAAAAAAATAATAATAAGTATACTTGTGCTTGGCGGATTTTTTACTGCCCAAGCAAATGATTTACCAGAAGAAACAACCGAGTGTATCTGGAAAAATACAGCATATGAATATTTCTGCGATACCTGTGGGTGTGGTGGCAATGGAGGAAGTATGGGTTTTGGAACCGGATTGAATAATAACTTTGTAGGACTTAGATATATTGGTCAGAAGTACCGTTCTCGCGATGGTATTTTTGATAATTCGCCATGGATAAATGAGAATTTCAATACCGTACAGGCGTGGGGAAAATTCCCGATTGGAGACAGATTTTTGGTAAATGCCATACTCCCCTATCATTCACACAATAGAACATTTGTAGATAATACAGAGCAGACTATAAACGGTATTGGTGATGCTACGGTTTTAGCATATTACAATGTACTTAAGCAGACTGCCGATAGTATAATTTCAATAAAACCAGAACATGCTTTACAAATTGGCGGAGGTATAAAATTACCAACAGGAACTTTTGATGCAGCCAATAATGAAGGCAGTGTTAACCCTGGTTTTCAATTAGGAACGGGAAGTTGGGATTATATTTTAGCTGCAAATTATGGTATTACACATAGAAATTGGGGTTTTGCCGCCCTATTGAACTACACGATAAAAACGGAGAACAGTAAAAATTATTTGTTCGGAAATCAATGGAATGCAACATTGAATACCTATAAAACCTATTACCTGTCTCCATCGGTATCGCTTACTCCACAAGCAGGTTTGGGAGCAGAGTTCTTCGCCGAAAATAAAGAGTTTGATTTTGCTGTTCCTGACACAGGTGGCGATGTGTATTTTGCTAGATTTGGGCTAGAGGCAAACTACAACAGGTATGCATTGGGCATTTCAAGTATGTTACCAATATCTCAAAATTTGAACGAAGGAAAAGTTGAAGTAAAAAATAGGGTTTCATTATATTTGAATATCAATATTTAA
- a CDS encoding cytochrome-c peroxidase, with protein MKYLFWVLLSVFLVSCNDDDYVVIENTLLTVEVPENFPELTYDIEANPPTQLGFELGKKLFYDGKLSSSGFISCGFCHEQSSAFTHHGHQFSHGVNDLEGTRNTPTISNMAFFNEFAWDGATSHLDLFPIIPITNEVEMGETMTGVINKLIADAEYQKEFEMAFEEGGVNAENFLKAISQFMVMMISSNSKYDKYVRNEEGGELTEQEAYGLEVFQQKCATCHATDLFTDGSFRNNGLPPNPQLNDIGRAEVSGSDSDNYKFKVPSLRNVSLTAPYMHDGRFGSLESVLNFYTNGMIESETLDDSLRTDDGLGIALNDTEKEGLLAFFEILTDDTFINDERFSEY; from the coding sequence ATGAAATATCTATTTTGGGTATTACTGTCCGTGTTTTTGGTGTCTTGTAATGATGATGATTATGTGGTTATTGAGAACACACTTTTAACGGTAGAAGTTCCAGAGAATTTTCCTGAATTGACTTATGATATTGAGGCTAATCCGCCAACACAATTAGGATTTGAGCTGGGTAAGAAATTATTCTATGATGGTAAACTATCTTCAAGTGGGTTTATATCATGTGGCTTTTGTCATGAACAGAGTTCTGCTTTCACTCACCACGGACATCAGTTTAGTCACGGTGTAAATGATTTGGAGGGTACAAGAAATACGCCTACCATATCTAATATGGCATTCTTTAATGAATTCGCTTGGGATGGTGCTACATCGCATTTAGACCTCTTTCCAATAATTCCTATCACTAATGAAGTGGAGATGGGTGAAACCATGACAGGGGTTATCAATAAACTGATAGCAGATGCCGAGTATCAAAAAGAATTTGAAATGGCTTTTGAGGAAGGTGGCGTAAATGCCGAGAACTTTCTAAAAGCGATATCTCAGTTTATGGTCATGATGATTTCTTCTAATTCTAAGTATGATAAATATGTGCGGAATGAAGAAGGAGGAGAATTGACTGAGCAAGAGGCATATGGTCTAGAAGTGTTTCAACAGAAGTGCGCTACATGTCACGCAACTGATCTATTTACCGATGGCAGTTTTAGAAACAATGGCTTGCCACCAAATCCACAATTAAATGATATTGGCAGAGCCGAGGTGAGCGGTAGCGATAGTGACAATTATAAATTTAAAGTGCCAAGTTTAAGAAACGTATCACTGACCGCGCCTTACATGCATGATGGTAGGTTTGGAAGTCTAGAATCGGTATTGAATTTTTATACCAATGGCATGATAGAATCAGAAACGTTGGATGATTCTTTACGCACCGATGACGGATTAGGAATAGCATTAAATGATACAGAAAAAGAGGGATTATTAGCTTTTTTTGAAATTTTGACGGATGATACTTTTATAAATGACGAACGATTTTCAGAATATTAA
- a CDS encoding MbnP family protein: MKSIYKFFAVTLVLSVFVSCSSDDDAVAELTGTNSVTLEFDNSVGSDDLLLATSSYTNSQNETLTITRLNYIVSNFSLTNDKGEVFTYDKDDSYFVTSEETGSTEVLLENIPAGNYVSITFGIGVDQEKYLQGAEGQGDFLTVAEETNMMWSWQAGYKFLNFEGTFTSETITEATDFKVHMGSHGSSLDNYKEVTLSLGTDALVSDEMSPIIHLVADANAILDGENKLSLTEQSVIMVSEEKSPQVALNTASMFSVDHVHNGSEHSH, translated from the coding sequence ATGAAATCTATATATAAATTTTTTGCAGTAACCCTAGTATTAAGTGTATTCGTAAGCTGTAGTAGCGATGATGACGCGGTAGCAGAGTTAACGGGAACAAACAGTGTAACTCTTGAGTTTGATAACAGTGTAGGATCAGACGATCTATTATTGGCAACTTCAAGTTATACCAACTCGCAGAACGAAACTTTGACAATAACTAGGTTAAATTACATTGTAAGTAATTTCAGTCTAACAAATGACAAAGGTGAAGTTTTTACATACGATAAAGACGATAGCTATTTTGTAACTAGTGAAGAAACGGGTAGTACGGAAGTCTTGTTAGAGAATATACCAGCAGGTAATTATGTGTCTATAACTTTTGGTATAGGTGTAGACCAAGAAAAGTATCTTCAAGGAGCAGAGGGTCAAGGAGATTTTTTGACTGTAGCCGAAGAAACCAATATGATGTGGTCATGGCAAGCGGGTTATAAGTTTCTAAATTTTGAAGGGACTTTTACTTCGGAAACTATTACTGAGGCAACAGATTTTAAAGTACACATGGGTAGCCACGGATCTAGTTTGGACAACTACAAAGAAGTAACCTTAAGCTTGGGTACAGATGCTTTGGTCAGCGATGAAATGTCGCCTATTATACATTTGGTAGCAGATGCCAATGCTATTTTAGATGGAGAAAATAAACTGTCTCTTACAGAGCAATCGGTTATTATGGTAAGCGAAGAAAAGTCGCCACAAGTTGCTTTGAATACTGCAAGCATGTTTTCTGTTGATCACGTACACAACGGTTCGGAACATTCACACTAA